From the genome of Kluyveromyces lactis strain NRRL Y-1140 chromosome F complete sequence:
AGGATGAATTGGACTTTCAGGACGTCTTAGATGAGAATGACCTTCTGGACGTTTTAAAGgttgatgatttggatcAAGATATGGAACTTGCCATGGATATTAGTAATGAGGATGCGTTGAGCGTAGATGAGGAAGGGGATATTATGGGAGAAGAGGAGGAAGCAGCACTCATAGAAGATCCTGAAATATTCGACACCATCGGTGCCGTATATGGACTTGATACCGTTTCGTTATCTTCAAATGCCTCCGtatcttcttcctcatcttctaCTTCGTCATCGATTTCAGAAACACCTTCGATATCATCTCTGTATTCTGTTGAAAAGGGTATGGATGAAAACCTAGCCTCGTTGAACGAGTTTCATATTTACAATGGTTTCGATTCTACTCCATCATTCCCTCGTGAATATAGTACGCCGAACGAATCATCTGCATCATTGACTCAAGATCAAGATGGCTTCAgggatgaagatgataaaaaGTTACTAAGTAGAAGAAGGAAACGAAtaccaaaaagaaaaagatctaTCCATAGTTTTGAAGTATCAAAGAGAGAACATTCATTGGGTGTAGTAGTTATGACCTTGAAGAGTATTACAAACCTTCCATTGgttaagaagaaaatgtcaaaaaCAGGCTATGATATGGATCCGTTCGTTATAATTACATTTGGTAGGAGAGTGTTTAAAAGCTCTTACAAGAGACATACTTTGAACCCGGAGTACAACGAAGTTTGTGCATTTGAAGTATATCCAGAGGAAAGACACTTCGAACTTGTCCTTAAAGTACTTGATAAGGATGCCTTTTCATTCCATGACAAAATTGCCACTGCTTCAATATCTTGGACTTCATTGGTGGGAAAGTACCAAATAGGTGAAATCATGAATATAGACTTACCTTTGAACCTAAACAAGACATCAGACGAACATAATTCTGTTGCCTCCTTGAATTTCCAGTTTTTGCCATACAGCGAGTTGAAAAGACACTTCTGGACGAACTCATTAGATTCACTTACAACTCAAAAAGATTTTGACATAGTGGAACTTGGTATGTTGTTGGAACAAATAGGACAATTCACATCtaatgaaattaatgagttctttcatttttacAACAAAGTGCCCTGGTCTCGTGAGAAACTTACAATATCTGAGCTTGTTGTCTATTTAGAGAATTGGactgaaaataataaaactTCTTCTCCGTTCAACAATATACAAACGTGTCCCCTGTGTGGTAGAAAAGTTCACAAATCTAGAAATGTTGTGAATTCTAAACTAAACAAGGAAAACGACTTGATTGCCCACTTTGCGATTTGTCAATTAAAAAGAGCACactcaagaagaacatttTTGACACCATCATACGTCTCCATTAACTCAGCATCGCGCAGGTGGTTCTCAAAGTTCTTAATCAAATTAACCTATGGGAAGTACGCTTTGGGTTCAAATAATGCAAATATCTTGGTTCAGGATAGAGATTCGGGCATCATTATAGAGGAGAAAATTAGTGCACATGTCAAGGTCGGAATTCGAATTATCTATAATGGAAAAGGTGTtagatcaaagaaattcaagaacttgTTGCGTAAACAAACTATCAAACAGGGGAAAAAGTTTGATGCACCATCTTCGGTAAAATATATTCCATCATTCATCAGGTTCCATTCGCTTGATATGAGTGAATGTTTAGAAGTCGAATACAAATCATTTAATGACTTCTTCTACAGGAAACTAAAACCTGGTAGCAGAATACCAGAATCCACAATTCCAGGTATCCTGCTTTCACCAGCAGATTGCAGGGCAACAGTGTTTCCCACAGTTCATAAAGCACAagaaatttggatcaaaGGAAGACAGTTTAGCGTCTCCAAACTTCTTGGAGATTGTCCTCATAAACCGCAGTTTACCGAGCACAACTCTAGTATTGCGATCTTCAGATTAGCACCACAGGATTACCACCGTTTCCATGCACCATGCGATGGTGTTGTTGGAAAAGTATATAACATCTCCGGGGAATACTACACCGTCAATCCAATGGCTATTAGAACTAAACTTGATGTTTTCGGTGAAAATATCCGTTGCATAGTGCCAATCACGTCTCCTGAATTTGGAACTATTCTATATATAGCAGTTGGTGCCATGATGGTTGGTTCGATCATATTAACTTGTAAAGAAGGTGACACAATCGTGAGAGGCCAAGAAATGGggtatttcaaatttggcGGTTCTACCATTATCGTTCTCGTCCCTCATCAaaaaatcttctttgattcaGATCTTATCAAAAATTCCGATGAGATGGTAGAAACATTGTTGAAAGTCGGAATGAGTGTTGGCCATATCCCATCTCAACCAGAGCATCcaagaataaagaaacaCATTGAAGACAAAGTAGAAATCGAAAGGATCAAAAGGATCATTACTGTCACTGACGAAAATGTGTCTGCTTTAGGATCAGTTCCTTGGGAATACGATCAGCTCAAAAATCTCT
Proteins encoded in this window:
- the PSD2 gene encoding phosphatidylserine decarboxylase 2 (weakly similar to uniprot|P53037 Saccharomyces cerevisiae YGR170W PSD2 Phosphatidylserine decarboxylase of the Golgi and vacuolar membranes converts phosphatidylserine to phosphatidylethanolamine), producing the protein MPRLLRRKRGKDEVLDVNHSRNSLTLQVQVHQARNFTINEAVCNPLCLVTFNNVTKTTKKVKNSTQPQWKSTLKLKLSNSPLSQYLRLIIYDSDNTNFLYLAECKISILTLFRTSRTHFKFTKDAQWYPMFNRNILREKNLSWMDPKALPYNFGELQLSFKLTSSNNDDSDTLTSFHLWNTKLMHNVDYEIMKKGVFSDDVIEDELDFQDVLDENDLLDVLKVDDLDQDMELAMDISNEDALSVDEEGDIMGEEEEAALIEDPEIFDTIGAVYGLDTVSLSSNASVSSSSSSTSSSISETPSISSLYSVEKGMDENLASLNEFHIYNGFDSTPSFPREYSTPNESSASLTQDQDGFRDEDDKKLLSRRRKRIPKRKRSIHSFEVSKREHSLGVVVMTLKSITNLPLVKKKMSKTGYDMDPFVIITFGRRVFKSSYKRHTLNPEYNEVCAFEVYPEERHFELVLKVLDKDAFSFHDKIATASISWTSLVGKYQIGEIMNIDLPLNLNKTSDEHNSVASLNFQFLPYSELKRHFWTNSLDSLTTQKDFDIVELGMLLEQIGQFTSNEINEFFHFYNKVPWSREKLTISELVVYLENWTENNKTSSPFNNIQTCPLCGRKVHKSRNVVNSKLNKENDLIAHFAICQLKRAHSRRTFLTPSYVSINSASRRWFSKFLIKLTYGKYALGSNNANILVQDRDSGIIIEEKISAHVKVGIRIIYNGKGVRSKKFKNLLRKQTIKQGKKFDAPSSVKYIPSFIRFHSLDMSECLEVEYKSFNDFFYRKLKPGSRIPESTIPGILLSPADCRATVFPTVHKAQEIWIKGRQFSVSKLLGDCPHKPQFTEHNSSIAIFRLAPQDYHRFHAPCDGVVGKVYNISGEYYTVNPMAIRTKLDVFGENIRCIVPITSPEFGTILYIAVGAMMVGSIILTCKEGDTIVRGQEMGYFKFGGSTIIVLVPHQKIFFDSDLIKNSDEMVETLLKVGMSVGHIPSQPEHPRIKKHIEDKVEIERIKRIITVTDENVSALGSVPWEYDQLKNLSTS